Within the Kribbella aluminosa genome, the region TCGGAGCCGACCGTCCCGAAGGAATGGGCCGAACTCGGCTACGCCACGCTCGCGATCGCCCCGCGCGGCAAGCTCCGCTCCAACGACGTGTTCGACCCCGGCTACCCGGGCCTGCTGACGCACAACATCGTCGACCCCAACACCTACGGGTACCGCGGCTTCTACCTCGACGTGGTCCGCGCGGTCGAGGTGCTGCTGGATCGTCCAGATGTCGACAATCAGCGGATCGGGCTCCAGGGCTCCAGCCAGGGCGGCGGGCTCGGGATCTCCACGGCCGCGCTGATGCCCGACGTGATCCGCTGCGTCGCGGCCGGTGCGCCGTACCTCTGCGGGATCATGACCGCGCCCACGCTGACCCGCTCGTACCCGTACGAGGAGATCAACGAGTACCTGCGCATCCACCCGAAGGACGTGGACCGCGTACGCGAGACGGTCGCCTACTACGACGGCCTGAACTTCGCGCCGAAGGTGCAGGCCCCGACGTTGCTGTACCTCGGGCTCGAGGACGACGTCTGCCCGCCGGAGACCGGGTTCGCGTTGCATCGGGCCCTGACGTGCGAGAAGACCTTGCACACGTACCCGCACTGCGCGCACCACGCCGGCCCTTCCGGGCGTGATGCGGATCGTGGAGGACTTCCTTGCCGAGCACCTCACCCCGGGACGGTGAACCGATGGACCCCGAACTGACCTTCGACGCCTACTGGAGCGCGATCGACGAGGAACTCGCCGCGATCCCCGGCCGGCCGGTACTGGACGTCGTACCGGCGCGAACGACCGACGAGGCGGCGTTCTACTCGCTGCGGATCACGAGCACCGGGCCGTACCGCGTGTACGGCAACCTCAGCATCCCGCGCGGCGACGGGCCGTTCCCGGGGCTGCTGATCACCCCGCGGTACGGCAGCGTCAACAACGTCCCACACCCGAACGACCGGAGCCGGTACGTCGTACTCAGCCTGATGCACCGCGGTCAACGGCTCGCCGACGAGGGCTTCGCGGCGGCGTACCCAGGATTGTTGACAATGGGAATCGACGATCCGTCGACGTACGTCTACCGCGGGATCGCAGCCGACTGTCTGCGAGCGGCCGAGTTCCTGATGGGGCTGTCGGAGGTGGATCCGGCGCGGGTCGCGGTGACCGGTGACGACCTCGCGGTGCTGACCGCTGCACGGCGGCCCGGGTTCAGCTCGGTGCGGGTGACCGACCTGCTGTTCTACCGGGCGATGGAGGCGCGGCTGAAGTCGTGCCTGTATCCGCTGGAAGAGCTGAACGATCACCTGAGGCGTGGATCGTCAGCAGAAGGATTGTCGACAACCCTCTCGTACTACGATCCGGCGCGGCACGCTCCGGCTGTGACGGGACGTACGTTGCTGAGCATCGACGACGAGGACTGGTGTCGTTCGTTGCTCGCGGCGTTGCCTGATCCTGAGGTTTACCCGGTCACGCATCTTGATGGGACGGACAACGACTTTCTCGATGCGTGGTTGGCGGAGCGGTCCGCCGTACCGGCGATGTCGAAGTTCATCGCATGAATCCGCTGGGGGTGCGGCCGGTCATCAACGCCAACGCGACGGTCACCGTGCTCGGCGGTTCGCTGATGCCGCCGCCGGTGGTGCAGGCGATGAACGAGGCGGCGGCGCAGTTCGTCGACCTGCCGGAGCTGAACCAGCGGGTGGGGGAGCGGCTGGCCGAGCTGACGCACAACGAGGCGGCGTACGTGACCTCCGGCGCTGCAGCCGCCATCACGCTGGCTGTTGCGGCGTGCGTGACCACTGAGTCGCAGGCGTTCCCGAGAGACGCCGAGGTGGTGATGTTCACCAGCCAACGCAACGGCTACGACTACTCAGCCCGCCTCACCGGCGCCCGCATCGTCGAGGTCGGCCCCTCTATCAGGGCCCTCCGCAAAGCCCTATCCAGCAACCCCCCAACCCCCACCAAGCAATTCCCAGCCGCCGAGCGTGGAGTCTCCGCGAGCCTGGGGACGCTCGCCGAGCCTGGTGCCCCCGCGGAGATCCCCGCTGAGCCGGACGGCTCCGCCGAGCAAGGGGTTTCGGATGAGGCCGGGACCTTCAGTGGGCAAGGGGTCTCGGGTGAGGTGGGGGGATCCGGTAAGGCAGCTTGTGTGTTGTGGTTTGCGGGGGCGCATTACGCCGAGGGGGCGTTGGAGGTGGAGGAGGTTGTTCGGTGTGCGCGTGAGTTCGGTGTGCCGGTGATCGTGGATGCTGCGGCGCAGATTCCGCCGGTGGCGTCGTTGTGGCGGTTCACGCGGGACGTGGGCGCGGATGCGGTGATTGTCAGCGGTGGTAAGGGGCTGCGCGGACCGCAGGCCAGTGGGTTGGTGTTGGGCAAGCGATGGCTGATCGAGCGGCTCCGCGCGCACACCTCGCCGTTGCACGAGCTCGGGCGGGGGATGAAGGTCGGGAAGGAGGAGTTGATGGGTCTGCTCGCGGCGGTCGAGTGGACGCTCGCGCAGGACGAGCCGGCGATCCTGGCCGGATACGAGCAGATTGTCGACAACTGGATTGTCGGCCTGCAGGGAATCCCGGGGATGCTCGTCGAGCGCGGGTATCCGAGTGAGGCCGGCCAGCCGCACAGCCGCGCCGTACTCCGGCTCCAGAACCGCGACGAAGTACTCAAGGCGCTCTGGGACGGCACCCCGCGGATCTCGGTCGGAACTCACGGCCTCCCCGACGACGCGATCGCACTCAACCCGCAAACGCTGCAACCGGGAGAGGAGCACCTAGTCCTGGAAGCCTTGCTCCGAGTCCTGGCCGAGGCCGACCAGCAGAACGCGCCACAGGCGGCAGAGCCCCCGGGAGCCTAGGTCCCGTCTGCCAATCCAGCCCTCGATCCAGCGCTCGGTACTGAATCTGGTCCGGCACCTGGTCCAGCGCCCGGTCCTGCGTGCGATCCAGCACCTGGCCCTATGCCCGGTCCAGCACCTGGGCCAGCGCTCGGTCCAGCACCTGGGCCTGCGCGTGGTTCTGCCCGGTCCTGCGCCTTGGGTCCGGCGCCCGGTTCGGCACCTGGTCCCGCGCCCCGGTCCGGCACGTGGTCCCGGGCCCAGTCCCGCGCCCGGTCCGGCGCCGTATGACGTGGCGTTCGGTGTGGTGCGGTGGCGTGGCTAGGGCGCCGGAGGAGGTGGAGGGTGCTGGGCAGGATCTAAGGTCGGGGGATGGCGAGTAAGGCGGATGAGACGCGGGACGGCGTTGAGCTGACGAATCTGGATCAGCCGCTGTTCGACGGGGCGGATGCGACCAAGCGCGACCTGGTCGACTACCTGGACGCGGTGCACGGGCGGATCCTGCCGGAGTTGCGGGAGCGGCCGTTGTCGGTGGTGCGGATCCGGCCGGGGCAGGCGCAGTTCATGCAGAAGAACGTGCCCAAGTACACCCCGGAGTGGGTGAAGACCGTGCAGGTGTGGGCGGAGGCGTCCAAGCGGCAGGTGTCGTACGCGTTGTGCGACGACCGGCGGACGCTGCTGTGGTTCGCGAACCAGCGGGCCGTGGAGTACCACCCGACGCTGATGCGTGCCGATCGGTGGGACCGCGTGACGCATCTCGTGCTGGATCTCGATCCGCCCGAGGGGGAGACGTTCGGGATGGCAGTGCAGGCGGCGTTGCTGGTGCGGCAGGCGTTGGTCGACTCCGGGTTGTCCGGTGCGGTGAAGACGAGCGGTGCGAAGGGCGTTCATGTCATCGTTCCGATTGTCGACAATGTGACGATCGAGGATGCGGCGGCTGCGACCCGGGCGATCGCGGCCCGTGCGGAGAGGCTGGATCCGGCGGTCGCGACCACGGCGTACATCAAGGAGGATCGGCACGGGAAGGTGTTCGTCGATTCGACGCGCTCCGGTGGGGCGACGGTGGTGGCGGTGTACAGTCCGCGGGTTCGGCCGGGGGCCACGGTGTCGTTTCCGGTCGGGTGGGACGAGTTGGAGAACGTGTCGCCGCGGGACTTCACGGTGCGTACGGCGCCGGGGTTGCTCGGGGACCGGGATCCGTGGGCGGAGGCGTTGCCGGCGCCGCAGGAGATTCCGGCGGAGGTGCTTGCGGAAGGGCGGGAGATTCCGGTGGCGCGGGTCGTGGCGATGCATGAGGGGAAGCGCCGGAAGCGTGCACGCGAGGCGGAGCAGCAGGCGACGGGCGAGTAGGGCCTACATGTAGCAGCGCCTCGATTGCTGCGGTGGCCTTCAGGGAAGTGCTGCTGGGGGGTGCCGAAGGTGACTGTGTCGATTGCGCCGCTCACCGTGCGGTGCACCGCCACCTGGAGCCCGTCGGGCCGGTACGCCGCCACCGGGAGCTGGAGGTGCCGGTACGCCGTCACTTCCAGTCCGGCGGGTTGGTGGTGGCGTGGTTGTGGCGGTCGGGTTGGTGGGTTGGGTGGGGCTTGGTTGGGTTACTCCGTGGCGGTTGTCAGGTCGAGGGCTCGGCGGCGGACGGGGACGTGCGGGTGGTTGCGGAGGGCAACTAGTACGGAGCGCCAGGGGGCGGGCCAGCCGGCTGGGGGAGCGGCTGTGCGGAGCAGGGCGTGTGCGAAGAGTCCGGATGCGAGGTCAGTAGACCTCGACAGGTGTTCGGCGGTCGGCAGCAGGTCGGCGGGCGACCAGGTTGATGCGGTGGCGGCGAGCCGCGCACCGATCAGCTCGGCCGCGCTCGCCGCGGCCAGCGGGTCGTCTAGGACAAGATCGAGCAGATCACGGAGAAGGCTGCTGGGCTCGCCGTCGCTTTGCGCCGCCACGCCGTCGCGCGGGGACTGACGGGGAGGTGTCCCGCGGCTTTCCGCCGTTAGACCGTCGGGCGGGGATTGACGGTGAGGTGTACCGCGGCTTTCCGCAGCTAAGTCGTGGGCGAGGACCAGCAGCTGGAGGCGCAGATCCAGGAAGTCGGGCGTGGAGAGTTCGTTGGCTACCGCGAGCAAGTGGTGGCGGATTGCGGCTGGTCGGGCGGCGAAGTGGGAGGTCAGCTGCGAGACCAGGTAGGTGAGTCGCTGGCGTGCCGGGTGGTCCCGGTCCGGCTGGGCGTTTGGTAGGGACGGGTCGGCTTCCAGGCGGACCAGGAGACGTACGGCGTCGACCAGTGCGCCCAGGCCGAGCGGTGCGTCAGCAGCGACGATCGACACCAGCGCCGTGATCGCCTGGCGCCACACCGGACCCCGCACCGACAACCGGCTGATGAAGTCCGCGCACACTCCAGCAACCGCAGGGTTGTGCCGTGCCCACTCCCGCAGCGCCAGCAGCGCCGGTCCCACAACCTCCGGCTCGCTCCGGGTCGTCACAGCGATCAGCAGGTCCGCGTACCGCGACCGATACCCAAGCGGTACGTCGTACGCTCGCCGCGCAGCCAACGCCACAGCAGTAGCAGGCGAGTCATGCACCGCCTGCTCGAGCACCGCCCACGCAGCAGGGTCATGCAGCAGGTACTGCGACACCGCACGTGCGATAGCCGCCCGCACATCCCGATGTGCACCAGCCCACGTCTCCGTGAGCACCGCACTGGCCCCAGGCGCCCGTAGCTCGCCCAGCAACCGTACGGCTTCCTTCCGCGCTGTGACCTTCACCTTGTCACCAGACAGCACCGGCTGCAGCAACCCGGGCAGCAGGCTCGGCCGTACGTACCGCGCCGCCCGCCCGGCCGCGTACACAGCCGCCCGAGCCCGGTCGTCACCAGCATGTGCCAGCAGCAACGGTATGACGGCATCCGGCCGCTCTGTCCACGCCAACGCGCCCAGCGCGGCCTCTTGCAGCAAGATGTTGTCACTAGCAAGGAACTCATCCAGCGAACCGCCCACGGGCACCTGGCCAAGCGTCTTGACCGCCCGCGCCCGGTACCACTCCGGCACTCGCTCGTCACGCGCCACACCGGCCAGCAACTCGGCGTACCGCGCCTGCTGTCGCGGCAGCCATCGCCGGAGCGCCTGGCTCGACACCTCCCACGCAGCACTGTTCCGTTCGAACCGCCGGATCTTGTCCGCCGCTGCGAGCACAGGGTCCAACAGATCGGTACGGAGCTCGGTCACCACCCACCACACCGGGTACCAGCGCGCCATGCGTACGTCGCGCGCGATGATCCGCTCCACGCGCTCCTGCCGCGTAGCTGGCGCATCCAGCCAGAAGCGGCACCCCTCGTTGACCGTGTGCTCCTGGTTCGACCAGACCGCCTGCTCCAGCACGTCCTGCAGCGGCTCCAGCGACCACGCCCGACGGCCGAAAGCAGCCGCCACAGCAATCGCCAGCCCGTACTCGTTCCGCTTGGCCGCAGCGTCGACAGCCGGCCGCAGTACGTCGTACACCTCGACCTCACGCCCGCGCGGTAGCCCGGTGATCAGACC harbors:
- a CDS encoding acetylxylan esterase produces the protein MDPELTFDAYWSAIDEELAAIPGRPVLDVVPARTTDEAAFYSLRITSTGPYRVYGNLSIPRGDGPFPGLLITPRYGSVNNVPHPNDRSRYVVLSLMHRGQRLADEGFAAAYPGLLTMGIDDPSTYVYRGIAADCLRAAEFLMGLSEVDPARVAVTGDDLAVLTAARRPGFSSVRVTDLLFYRAMEARLKSCLYPLEELNDHLRRGSSAEGLSTTLSYYDPARHAPAVTGRTLLSIDDEDWCRSLLAALPDPEVYPVTHLDGTDNDFLDAWLAERSAVPAMSKFIA
- the ligD gene encoding non-homologous end-joining DNA ligase; protein product: MASKADETRDGVELTNLDQPLFDGADATKRDLVDYLDAVHGRILPELRERPLSVVRIRPGQAQFMQKNVPKYTPEWVKTVQVWAEASKRQVSYALCDDRRTLLWFANQRAVEYHPTLMRADRWDRVTHLVLDLDPPEGETFGMAVQAALLVRQALVDSGLSGAVKTSGAKGVHVIVPIVDNVTIEDAAAATRAIAARAERLDPAVATTAYIKEDRHGKVFVDSTRSGGATVVAVYSPRVRPGATVSFPVGWDELENVSPRDFTVRTAPGLLGDRDPWAEALPAPQEIPAEVLAEGREIPVARVVAMHEGKRRKRAREAEQQATGE
- a CDS encoding HEAT repeat domain-containing protein, with protein sequence MRLPELLRSIDGLSYGRRVRFLADQAPQLAGLLGELAPGSAFERHLGLQVAEITRDTAYVSRMLRDREPAVQARALAAVGRGVPVTDDDLRILYDDAPAFLRTRLVALVRRQRRERLAVRLIDEHRARWGDVAASGLLDATDDLTVERLLPELAYCLTPGSWRTLAKHHRSQVLDFARSTLPTGSDRDEWWQGVGHGAAAALDAELIMEAVPADGLPIAVLDILGPLTDRDPAGVLEMLLAPDRRRVVWQALTPAFRRRLHRYSTASLIRLGRVLWPQLTALLAALPPSRRAAVFTGVTDQVDLGQARLADDLLWVLPHQERVEQARRMLALPVLQEDGAARRAVTAHLPYEEAFSLLSGDVLDPDAAVRASVYRAVIRSAGNGRRPEQVVEAVTWAAGRIRNDQDPVRSTVVQAVAALPPSLLTDALTSSLDTLLTDALDARDTSYSTRRALTELAEHAVVHGAVDDQGGVLEWGLQAHGRLSSSLGTIDLYGLITGLPRGREVEVYDVLRPAVDAAAKRNEYGLAIAVAAAFGRRAWSLEPLQDVLEQAVWSNQEHTVNEGCRFWLDAPATRQERVERIIARDVRMARWYPVWWVVTELRTDLLDPVLAAADKIRRFERNSAAWEVSSQALRRWLPRQQARYAELLAGVARDERVPEWYRARAVKTLGQVPVGGSLDEFLASDNILLQEAALGALAWTERPDAVIPLLLAHAGDDRARAAVYAAGRAARYVRPSLLPGLLQPVLSGDKVKVTARKEAVRLLGELRAPGASAVLTETWAGAHRDVRAAIARAVSQYLLHDPAAWAVLEQAVHDSPATAVALAARRAYDVPLGYRSRYADLLIAVTTRSEPEVVGPALLALREWARHNPAVAGVCADFISRLSVRGPVWRQAITALVSIVAADAPLGLGALVDAVRLLVRLEADPSLPNAQPDRDHPARQRLTYLVSQLTSHFAARPAAIRHHLLAVANELSTPDFLDLRLQLLVLAHDLAAESRGTPHRQSPPDGLTAESRGTPPRQSPRDGVAAQSDGEPSSLLRDLLDLVLDDPLAAASAAELIGARLAATASTWSPADLLPTAEHLSRSTDLASGLFAHALLRTAAPPAGWPAPWRSVLVALRNHPHVPVRRRALDLTTATE
- a CDS encoding acetylxylan esterase; protein product: MRDPENATVDVELPEDFDDFWAAGLADCASYPLDPVLTELPNLSTDTVIVNDLHFTSYGGLRIAGWYAVPRDRPGPLPGLVTIPGYISEPTVPKEWAELGYATLAIAPRGKLRSNDVFDPGYPGLLTHNIVDPNTYGYRGFYLDVVRAVEVLLDRPDVDNQRIGLQGSSQGGGLGISTAALMPDVIRCVAAGAPYLCGIMTAPTLTRSYPYEEINEYLRIHPKDVDRVRETVAYYDGLNFAPKVQAPTLLYLGLEDDVCPPETGFALHRALTCEKTLHTYPHCAHHAGPSGRDADRGGLPCRAPHPGTVNRWTPN